ATTCTTATTTCAAGCCTGGGACTAAATTTGATGTAATTGTTTCCTCTATGGGCGATGCTCGCAGTCTCAGCGGCGGTACCTTGTTAATGACCCCGCTTTCAGCTCTTGATGGAAATGTTTATGGATTTGCGCAAGGTCCTGTATCAATTGGCGGATACGATATAAGTACTCCCACTGGTAATAGAATTGCCAGTAATCATGCTTTGGCTGGTAGGGTGCCATTAGGCGGGGTGCTTGATAAAGAAATCCATCCAACAAACTTTGACGAATTAAATCAAGTGAGAATATTTTTAAAAGAACCAGATATAACTACATGCAATAATGTTTCTAATGCAATTAACTCTAAGTTCGGCAGTGAAATTGCTAAGCCTTTAGATGCTTCTGAGGTTGATGTTAAAATACCACAGGATAAAGCTAATAATGTTGTTGCTTTTTTAGCCGAATTAGAAAGTATTAACGTGCAGACTGATGATGTTGCTAAGGTTGTGTTGAACGAGAGAACTGGAACAGTGGTAGCTGGCAATAATGTTATTATTCAACCAGTTTCTATAACACATGGGAATTTGAATATCATTATTAGGTCATATCCAATAATATCTCAGCCCGAAGCATTTTCGAGAGGGAACACAGCAATATTTAATAATCTTGTACCTTATGTAGAACAAGATTCATCAAAGACTATTGCGCTGGGGAGAGCATCGACTGTTCAAGAAATTGCTAGTGCATTGAATTCGTTAAAAGTTTCGCCAAAGGATATTATATCAATATTCCAAGCTTTAAAAGAAGCAGGAGCATTAACAGCTGAATTAATTATTATGTAATTATGAAAACATTAGAGTTAACAACTACAAATCCATTAAAACATTTGCAGTCAAACGCTATTTCTCAGAATTCTTTATCTGATGAGAAAAGAATTAAAATTGCAAAAGCTGCACGAGAATTTGAATCACTGCTTACCTCATTAATGGTAAAAAGCATGACACAATCAACCGGCGGTTTATTTGGTGATAGTGGATTTGGTGGTGATGACTTTGATACAATTTTTGAATCTAAGCTTTCAAGTTACATTTCAGAAAATAAGAGCTTGGGTATAGCCGAAATACTTTACGAAAAGATTACAGGTGAGCCTTTCGACCCATCAATTTTTTATAAAAAACCGCCTATTATAAATGAAATAAAATCAAACATTAAAAATAATGCAACTGAATCTTCGTTTAACTATTTAACGCCTTCCTATGAAGCAATGCAGCGTCTCGAAAACTATAGTGCTATAATTATTAAAGCTGCCAAGCAGTATAATATTGACGAGGATTTGATTAAATCAGTGATTTTAGCAGAATCATCTGCTAAGCATAATGCTGTTTCTCCAGCTGGCGCCAAAGGTTTAATGCAATTGATGGATTCTACATCTACTCAACTTGGCGTGAGAAATGTTTTTAATCCAGAAGAAAATATACTTGCAGGTGCAAAGTATTTGTCATCTTTATTAAAAGATTACAATGGTAACCTTGAGCTTTCACTTGCAGCTTATAATGCTGGTCCTAATAACGTGTCTAAATACAATGGGGTTCCGCCTTTCGAGGAGACTGCCAATTATATTCAACGGGTAAAAGGATATTTAAAATATTTTAAGGGTTAATAGCTATGGTACTAAATGAACTGAAATTAGCAAATGACGAGTTGCAGAAATGCCTAACATCGTTGCTGCAAGTTGTAACTGAAAAACAGAAGGCAATTATAGGCTACAACTACGAGCAGCTCAGCAAAGCCATAGAAAAGGAAGAGAGCAGGCTTTTTGAACTGCAGAAGATTCATAAAATGCGCAGAAGTATCCTTAGCAAATTAAAGTCAGAACTTTCACTTGATGTCAATGAAAGCAACTTTGAAGATTTACTGGAGGTTATTCAAGATAAGATAAACAAAGAAACATGGCTGGAACTTTATAATTCAAGTGACGAAATAAGAAAAAGAATAAAAGAGATTCAGCTGGTCAATGACCAAAATAAATACCTTGCTGATTACGGAAGAAGTTTCATAAGAGAACTAATTTCAAATCTTGTTGGTGCCGAGAAAAAATCAATAATTGATAGGAAAATATAATGGGCATAAGCAGAATTTTAGATATTTCGAAAAGAAGTTTATTGACGTACCAAAATGCTTTGGATGTAACAGCACACAATATTGCTAATGCATCAAATCCGGACTACTCGAGGCAGCGTGTAATTTTGAGCGCTACTACACCAGAAAATAATGCGGGATTTTATTGGGGAAGCGGCGTTACCTTATCCTCTATTAACAGAATGACCAACGATTTAATAGTACGCCAATTAGACTCTTACACCAGTAAATTATCATATTCAGATAAACAGGCTGAGTTATTGGGACAAATAGAACAAGTTTTTTCTGAGCCTTCAGACCAAGGTTTATCAGCACTAATAAATCAGTTTTTCAATTCATGGCAAAGTCTTTCTGTAAATCCTTCATCAATCCCATTAAGGAATGATGTGCTTAACAGTGCTAAAAGTCTTTCACTGAAAATTCAAGATATTAACAGCAATTTGGATCTTATAAAATCTTCCATTTCATCTGAGTTTAGAGATAAAGTAAATCAAATAAATTCACTGCTGCAGGATATAAAAAATCTTAATATCCAAATATCAAGTGTAACTAACAGCGGTCAATCTCCAAATGACCTTTTAGACCAGCGCGATAAAAGTATTAACGAACTAAGCAAGCTTGTTGATATAAATGTCATTTATAATAACAATAACTCAGCAATGATTTCTATCGGCGGTATTTTAGCCGTGGATTCTAATTTTACTGTGACTTTTGATACGTCACTTCAAAATGGCAAATTAAATTTAATTACTACGGATGGTAAGTCTCCCATAATTACCAATGGTGAACTTTCTGCATTAGCAGATTTGTACAATAAAAATATCGCCGGCTATCAAAATGATATAGATACAATAGCTAATCAAATTGTAAGTTCAGTTAATTCTTTGCACTCAACAGCTTATAGTATTGAAAATCCTCCGCAGACAGGTATAAACTTTTTTGATGGTTATATCGATGGTAAATTGGAAATTAATCCAAATATATTATCTGATGTAAGAAAAATTGCTGTTTCATCTGATGGAACTTCGGGTAATGGTGATATTGCGAAAACCATCTCAGAACTTGCAGATAAAAAATTAATAGACGGTTTTACGCTTAGTGAAAAATTTAGCACGCTCGTAAATAAAATTGGTAGCGACAAACAGACCATGGATAATTTATCAACATCAAATAAATTGGTATTAGATCAGCTTCAGAACCAGAAGGATTCTGTATCCGGTGTCTCAGTTGATGAGGAAATGACTAATGTTCTTAAGTTTCAAAGAGCTTATGATGCATCAGCAAAATTAATAAAAATAGCTGATGATTTGTTTCAAACACTATTAGATATGGTATAAGAATATGAGAATCTCTGACTTAATGCTTACTAACAATTACACTGAGAACATTAATAATGTTAAGTCAAAAATTAATAGACTTAGTGAACAAATTTCTACTGGCAATAAAATTAATCGTCCATCTGATTCTCCAACCGGCATATCAAAATTATTGGAATTAAATAAGCAGTTCAGTCAAAATAACATTTACTCAGAAAGTGTTTCGTATGGTAAAGATTTTATGGAAGAAACCGTAGGTGTATTAGAAAACATTAACGATGAAGTGACTAATGTTTTATCAAAATTAACAGAAGTTAATGACCCTACTAAGAGTACAACATTAAATGCATATGCCAACGAAATTGATTCAGCATTAAATTCAATTTTATCGTTAGCTAATACTGAATATAACGGCAAATATTTATTTGGCGGCACTGATTTTTCTGATAAGCCTTTTGGTTACAACGCTGGCAATACAGGCATTATTGTAAAAACCAGCGGAACCTCCGGTAAACAAGTAATAAATATTTCTTACCAGCATGAAGAACAAATTAATTTACCAGGCTCAGATGTTTTTGGTAATGTTGATCCTTCAATTGGCAATGACGTGTTTAATGTTCTAATATCGATTAGAAATAAATTACAATCGGGAAATTTACCCGACCAAAGCGATATTGATAAATTAAAAAACATACAATCGAATTTTTTAGACCAAATTACTAAAGCAGGCGTTATCATTAATAACTTGGATAATACTTCTGAAATGCTGAGCAATCAAAATGTAAAATTGCAGGAATTAATATCCAATGTGAACGATGTAGATGTAGCAAAAGCCATAATGGAAATGCAGAACCAAGATTATGTATTGCAAATTTCATATAAAATGTCTGCTATGATTCTTCCAAAATCTTTAATTGATTTCTTATGATGAAGAAAATTGGAAGTTTAAATGGACTATTACTTGGTATAATTTCAATATTTGGAGCCTTCTTTTTAGAAGGAGGTTCATTAAAAGCGTTGTTTCTAATTGCCCCAATATTTATTGTTTTTGGGGGCACATTTGCTGCAGTTATTATCGGCTTCGGCATTGATAAGTTCTCAAATATACTAAAGCTTATAAAAATTGCTTATTTCCCGGAATCTTATGACTTGAATAAACTTGTTGATGATTTTTTTCGATTATCAATTAAGGCAAGAAAAGAAGGATTACTTGCAATTGAAAAAGAATTGAAGAATTTGAAATATAAATTTCCACAAAAATTGACTCGTTACATTATTGACGGGGCAGATAGAGAAACAGTTGAAAACCTTGCAATGCTCGAAATTAAAAGCATGCAGGATAGGCACTATTCTAACATATTTATTTTTTCAAAAATGGGCGGATATGCACCGACAATGGGAATTTTAGGTACTGTAATGGCTTTAATTATGACCTTAGCAAATGCAGGTTCCGATCCAAACATTTTAATAAAAAACATTGCAACTGCATTTATTGCAACATTGTGGGGAGTTTTATCTGCTAATCTTTTGTGGTTGCCAATTGGAGATAAACTTAAAAGATGTCACATGGAAGAAAAACATATGATGGAAATGTCGTTAGAGGGCGCACTAGCTCTTCAAAGCGGGGAAATACCATCAATTCTGAAAGCAAGATTAATAAGCATGCTTCCTCAAAAACAGCAGCAAGAAATTTGAGATACTCTTTACAGGAAAATTTTCTGCCCGATGAGGAAGCTGATAAAGACCGTTACTTAATTACTTATGCTGATTTAATCACTTTGCTTTTAGGATTATTTATAATTCTTTATGCTATCTCTAATATTGATTTAAATAAATATTCGAAAATGATGTTTGCTCTGGGAAATACTTTTGGTGATGGTGGTAAGGTTATTGGGATTAAACCTATAAAAGAACCTGTTATAAGTACAAAAATAGATGACCTAAGAAAAAACTTGCTTCGATTAATAGACAACAAGGAATTTAAGAACTCAGTATCATTGGAAGAAAATGAACGCGGTTTTACGATACACATAATGGAAAATATCTTGTTTCCGCCGGGTAATGCTGAATTAAACGCTACATCAAAGTTGGTGTTAAAGCAATTAGCAAATATTGTAAGAAAACTTCCAAACGATATCCGAATTGAAGGTCATACTGATGACGTTCCTATTCACACAAAAGAATATCCTTCAAATTGGCATTTATCGGTAGATAGAGCGCTTAATACAGCTTATTATTTAATTCAAAATGAAGGATTAGACCCTGAAAAAGTTTCTATTGTTGGTTATTCGGAATACAAACCAATTGCAGATAATTCCTCTCCTGAAGGGAGAGCTAAAAATAGACGAGTTGACATAGTAATTATAAAATAAAAAGGCGTTATGAAAATAGTAACTTATCATTTTGGTGAAGTAGAATTTGAACCCGAAAAAATACTTCAATTTAAAGATGGACTCTTTGGGTTCGAGGAATACCACAAATTTTTGCTTATAAAAGTGGAGAATAGTATTTATTATTGGCTTAATTCAATTGAAGATCCAGAGGTTGCCTTTCCGTTAATTAATCTCGAAGCACTCGATGACCAATACCCTAAAGAACCATCTACTGAGGTTTTTGGCATGGTAACATTAAATAGCAATCCACTTAAGGTTACAGTTAATATGAAAGCCCCGGTTTATATCAATAAAAATAATAACACTGGATTCCAAAAGATTCTTGATTTAGATAAATATTCAATTCACTATAAACTATTTCGCGAAGTAAAGGAAACTGCCTGATGCTAATTCTTAAAAGAAAAATTGAAGAAGAAGTTTACATTGGCAGAGATATTAAAATAAAAATTTTGGATATCTCTGAAAATCAAGTTAAAATAGGTTTTTATGCACCGGAGAGTATCGAAATTTTTCGCTCCGAAATTTTTGAAAAAATAAAAGAAATTAATCAGCAAGCTAAAATTCACAGTAAGGAAAAAGTTCTTTTTGAAAATAAATTTACCTTAAATAAAATTTCTCAAAGATAATGAGCCAAATAAAAACCATAAAGGTACTTGTTGTAGATGATTCGGATGTGATACTTTATTCCTTAAAAAACTTCTTTAAGGAATATAATTTTGATGTTGTTACCTGTAGAGATGGTCTTGAGGGTATTCAACGTGCAATCGAATATAAACCAGATCTAATTTTACTTGATTTGGTAATGCCTAATGTGGACGGTATTAAAATGCTTAAGGTAATTAAATTAATTGATTTGCTTAATAAAATCCCTGTGATTGTAATAAGTGCAAATACAAATAAAAGCAATGTTATGGCAGTTATTGAGGCTGGGGCAGACCGTGTAATTTCCAAACCGCTTAAAAAAGAAATTATTGTTAAGGCTATTAATGAATTATTAGGAAAAGATATGATTCTGGAAGCGAAAAAAGAAGGTCATTTTACAGAGAGTGAAACTACTGAAATGGTTCATCAGTTAAGAACTTTTTTTATAAAGAGTTTTAATCAAAAGAAAAAATATATTCTTAATGGATTGCAGACAAGAAACGATGATTTAATTAGAGCAGTTGTACATGAAATAAAAGGTAGCGGTGGCTCAATTAGGTTTCCAATGCTTACAAATGTGAGTGAAGAGGTCGAAAAATTATTGAGTAAAAATGTTCTTGACTGGGATTTAATAGAATCGAAATGCAATCAAATCTTTTCTTTAGTTGAAGAATTAAAAACTACACATTACTAAAAGCGCATTATGTTAGTAATTATTGGAATAATAGTTGTTATTTTATCAATTATAACCGGCTTTACAATAGCAGGGGGAAAATTACTTCTGCTTTTGCAATGGGCTGAGTTTATGATTATTGTTGGAACTGCAATTGGCAGTATGCTTATCATGAGTTCGCCCTCAATGCTTAAAAAAATAATTGCTGCTATTCCCAATTTGTTTAAAAATCATTCAATTACTAAACAAGATTACCTTGAATTGCTGAAATCTTTTAATGATTTATTTCTCATTTCACAAAGAGATGGATTATTGTCAATAGAACCACATATAGAATCACCAGAAAAAAGTAAAGTACTTTCGGCTAATAAAAAATTTATAGAAAACAAATTTGCTGTGAGCTTTTTTTGTGATACGATGAAAATAATGCTCTCAGGTGCTATACCCGGTCACGAATTAGAAAGTTTAATTGATAAAGAAATAGAGACCTTTGAAATTGAATCTAAGCCTGTTCCAGCAACTATAACTAAAATAGCCGATTCATTGCCGGGCATAGGAATTGTTGCAGCAGTTCTTGGCATTATAGTTACAATGAGTTCTATCGACCAAGGAGCCGTTGCAGTTGGTCATCATGTTGCTGCTGCCTTGGTCGGTACTTTCCTTGGCGTGCTGCTTTCATATGGATTTATAAATCCTATTGCTACCAATATTGAACATGAAATTGAAAGCAAAATGCGTTACCTGGAAACCATAAAGGTTTGTGTTGTAGCTTACGCTAAAGGGAATCCCCCAATAATTGCAGTTGAAATGGCAAGACGAACAATTTTTTCTGAAGTGAGACCAACTTTTTCAGAACTTGAAAATTTTATAAGGGGTAAAAACAAAGCTAATGGCTGATAAGGAAGAGATATTAATAGTCAATAAAAACAATAAAAAAAAACATGGTCATGCGCATGGCGGCGCATGGAAAGTTGCCTATGCCGACTTTGTAACTGCAATGATGGCATTGTTTATAGTTTTATGGGTTCTTTCTCAAAGCGAAGAAGTAAAGAAAGCTGTTGCGAGTTACTTTAAAGATCCATCCAAATTTTCGATTATTAATTTGGAAAATTCAAGCGGCATAAAAAATAGCGCAATTGACTTAAACTTTATTGCCAATAAAAGCGTTGACAAAGAAGCTCAAAAAGCTCAATTCGAAAAGTTGAAAAAAGATATTCAAAAAGAACTTGCTAAAAATACAGAGTTTGAAAGCCTTCTTAAACAGATTGAATTTCAAATGGTTGATGAGGGCTTGAGAATTGAAATGCTGGAATCGGCTAATAACGTGTTTTTTGAGGTCGGAAGTGCTAAATTAAATCCTGAAGCTGAAAAAATATTACTAAAAATTGGCAATGAAATAAAATCTTTACCTAATAAAATTATTGTTGAAGGTCATACAGATGCAAGACAGTATAATCAAAATATTAGAAAAGATTATGATAATTATTTCCTTAGTACTGATAGAGCAAATGCTGCAAGAATTGCCTTGGAAGCTGGAGGAGTAAGTGATAAACAAATAGACGAAATTAGAGGCTATGCAGATAAAAGATTACGTGATAAAAAAGACCCTTATAATGTAGTTAATAGAAGAATTAGTATAATTATTAAATACCTGGAACGATAATGTCCAATAAAATATTAATTGTTGAAGATGACCCGTTTACTAAAGAGTTTTATCGGTTAGTTCTTACTAAAGCGGGTTACTTTACATATATTACTGAAAATGGCGATGAGGTAATGGAGAGATTAAGCAGCGACTCTTTTTGTCTTGTTGTAATAGACATTAATTTGACTAAAACTTATCTTAATAGTGTAAAAATTGACGGCAAGGTTTTATACTCAAAAATTAAGAAGAACAAAAAGCTTAATAGCATGCCAGTGCTTTTAGTTACAGGTTACGATTACGAAACGGCGAAAGAAGGGATTTTTTTTGACGAAAAAAATGATTATATATTAAGGAAACCAATTAGTGATTTAAATTCATTTATAAATATTATTCGAAAGCTAATTGACCGTGGATGAGAAAGTAAAAATATTAATTGTAGAAGACGAGAAAGATACTCGTTATATACTCGAAAAATTACTCACAAAAAGTGGGTACGAAGTTAAAACGTGCAACAACGGGGTGGAAGCTCTGGAAATTCTTAAAACTTTTGTCCCTACCGTGATAATAGCCGATTGGATGATGCCTATAATGGATGGTTTACAATTGTGCAAAGAAGTCAAATCTAATGAGAAGTTTAAGTTAATATACTATATTATACTTACTGCCCGCCCTTCATTGAATGATAGAGTAAAGGGACTTGATATTGGCGCTGATGATTTCCTAGTAAAGCCAATAGAAAACCAAGAATTGTTAGCTCGAATAAGAACGGGCATTCGAATTAATCGATTGCAAAATGAACTTAAAAATATTGAACATAGTAAAGCTATAATTGAGATGGCTTGTACTATAGGTCATGAAATTAATAACCCGCTAAGCAGCCTTATCATTTCTTTTAATAGCCTTACTGAAGAGTTGGACGGAGTTGAATATTCTCATATTAATGAGGATATCCAGATTATTAGAAAGTCGATAGAACGTATCAAATTGCTGGTTAATAATCTTATTAACATTAAGAATCCAGAAATGATTCATTACACTCCTGAGCAAAAAATGCTCAAATTATAAATTCTCTCCCCCACACTTAAAATTTTTGATTTTCTTTCGATAATAAATCGAGGAAAATCTATGCTTTCTAAAGTATCAAATATTGCTACAAATGACCTATTACAGCAAAAAAGCTCTGAGTACCGAAAAAAAAATTCTTTTAAAACTATATACGAAAAATATAAAACTACTGACGATGAGGCAGAACTTTCCCCTGCAGTAAAATATTTGTCTAAATTGGGATGGTCATTAAAAAGTCTTGATTATGAAGAAGACCAGAAATTATCATTTTCGTTTTCTACAGGCGGTTTTGTTTTCTTTTCAACTATTGAGTTTCTGCGCTCTAATATAATTTCTAATATAAAATTAAATATAAAAAACGAAACGGATAATTCAATTTTGTTGTTTTTTGACGTACCAGTAACCAATAGACAAGTTTATGAAAAAGAGACTAATCTTAGTTTTGATTCACTAAAAAACCTTTTTGCAAGAATTAATTATGCAAAAGAAGTTAGAGGAAATAATCTAAATGATGCATTGCTCAAGAGCTTATATATTGATTTGCTGGAACCAATTGATGCAGAATTAAAGCAAGTAGCCGGCTTAATAATTGAGTTTGTAATAAAATTTTTACCATATGAACTTCAGTTTGAAGAAAATTTATTATCTGACACAAAAATAAAACTTACCAATGTTAAAATATGTTGATTATTCCGGAATAAAGAAGAAGTCACACCTCGAAGCAATTGAGGGCTATAAACTTCTTAGACAGCTCCCTGATAGTCCACCAATGTTAATTGTGGACCAAGATTTCAGAGTAATATTTGTTAACAACAATTTTAGAAAATATTTTGATGTTAAAGAAGGTGATTTAATAAGTAAGTTAAATAGTGAGCCAAAAATTGAGAATGTAATTTTGGGTTTGAGGGAAAGCAACTACGAAAGCATCGAAGCCGAAATGTATTTTAGTGATAATGGTTACAATAATGTAAAGGTTCATATTGAACGAGCATTGATTGAAAGTAATGAATATGTTATATGCTGGTTTGTTTTTGAAAATCCTGAAATTAAATTTGAAGAAAAAATAAACAATTTTTACTCTGCCCTCGAGCATAGCAATATTCCTTTGATGATAATTAATAGTGAAGGATATATTTTATATTCTACGCCAGCATTTGAAAACGTATTGGATTTAAATTTAGAAACATTATTTAATAATTCTCTTCTTTCAATTTTTTCATTTTACCTGAGTCAAAGTGAACTTGCATCTCTTTCAACTGCGTTGAGTAATCGTACTACATGGTACGGTTCAATTAGTTACGAAAATAAAAAAAGAGAAATAAGCTTTTTTGACTTAATATTGGAACCTATCAACAGTTCAAATGAGTCATGGTCATTTATATTTAGAGCTAATGATATAACAAATCATATACAAAAGAATAGAGTAATTAAAAAATCAGAGAGGAGATTAAAATCAATTATAAATAATATCACAGATCTGTTGCTTATTATTTCTAAAAAAAATGATGAATATGTGTTTGTAACTGCAAACGATAATTTCTGTAACGCTTTTGAGATTAACAAGGATATTGCAGAGGGGAAGAAAATTGAAGACTTACTCGAAGAAATTTTAGTAAATAATTTCTACGGTGCTATTGATAAACTGAATAAAGAAAACAGCTTCGATACTACTTTTAAGTTTGACCTGTTAGACGGAAAGATTTACTTCGCAAAAATGATAGAAATTGACGATAACTTAGAAAACGAGAAATTGTATGTTATATCAATTAACGATATTACTGAAAGAGAATTATATGAGAAACAGCTGCGCAAGGCTTACGAAAAGGAACTTCACTTAAATAAATTGAAATCTACTTTCTTAGAAAATATGTCGCATGAAATTAGAACTCCCATAAATGCAATTAATGGTTATTCGGAAATTATTGATGATGCTTTGAAAACAAAAGATTATGAATCAGTAGTAGAATTCATTGGAATTTTAAAAGATGTGTTTGCCCGTGTAATGAATTTATTTTCTAACATAGTTGAACTATCACAAATTGAGTCGGGAGAAACTGAAATTGAATTTGTTAAACTGAATTGTAATAAAGTCTTGAAGTCAGTCTACGGCAAAAAATTAGAAGACGCCGAAAAGAAAAAATTAAAATTTTATCTCATTCTAGAAAAAGAAGATGTTTTAATTAATGCAGACTGGGTAAAATTGGAAAAAGTAATATACGCTCTTGTAGATAATGCAATTAAATTTACAGATGAAGGGGAAGTGATTTTAAGCTCGAGACTTTCCGGTAA
The sequence above is drawn from the Melioribacteraceae bacterium 4301-Me genome and encodes:
- a CDS encoding flagellar basal body P-ring protein FlgI, which translates into the protein MRTYNFNAAKLLVIFLLLNSFTVAQRIKDIAFLEGNNSQQIIGYGLVVGLAGTGDSYRSTFTVQSITSMLKRFGITVPQSDLRVRNVAAVMVTATINSYFKPGTKFDVIVSSMGDARSLSGGTLLMTPLSALDGNVYGFAQGPVSIGGYDISTPTGNRIASNHALAGRVPLGGVLDKEIHPTNFDELNQVRIFLKEPDITTCNNVSNAINSKFGSEIAKPLDASEVDVKIPQDKANNVVAFLAELESINVQTDDVAKVVLNERTGTVVAGNNVIIQPVSITHGNLNIIIRSYPIISQPEAFSRGNTAIFNNLVPYVEQDSSKTIALGRASTVQEIASALNSLKVSPKDIISIFQALKEAGALTAELIIM
- a CDS encoding transglycosylase SLT domain-containing protein — encoded protein: MKTLELTTTNPLKHLQSNAISQNSLSDEKRIKIAKAAREFESLLTSLMVKSMTQSTGGLFGDSGFGGDDFDTIFESKLSSYISENKSLGIAEILYEKITGEPFDPSIFYKKPPIINEIKSNIKNNATESSFNYLTPSYEAMQRLENYSAIIIKAAKQYNIDEDLIKSVILAESSAKHNAVSPAGAKGLMQLMDSTSTQLGVRNVFNPEENILAGAKYLSSLLKDYNGNLELSLAAYNAGPNNVSKYNGVPPFEETANYIQRVKGYLKYFKG
- the flgN gene encoding flagellar export chaperone FlgN; translation: MVLNELKLANDELQKCLTSLLQVVTEKQKAIIGYNYEQLSKAIEKEESRLFELQKIHKMRRSILSKLKSELSLDVNESNFEDLLEVIQDKINKETWLELYNSSDEIRKRIKEIQLVNDQNKYLADYGRSFIRELISNLVGAEKKSIIDRKI
- the flgK gene encoding flagellar hook-associated protein FlgK, producing the protein MGISRILDISKRSLLTYQNALDVTAHNIANASNPDYSRQRVILSATTPENNAGFYWGSGVTLSSINRMTNDLIVRQLDSYTSKLSYSDKQAELLGQIEQVFSEPSDQGLSALINQFFNSWQSLSVNPSSIPLRNDVLNSAKSLSLKIQDINSNLDLIKSSISSEFRDKVNQINSLLQDIKNLNIQISSVTNSGQSPNDLLDQRDKSINELSKLVDINVIYNNNNSAMISIGGILAVDSNFTVTFDTSLQNGKLNLITTDGKSPIITNGELSALADLYNKNIAGYQNDIDTIANQIVSSVNSLHSTAYSIENPPQTGINFFDGYIDGKLEINPNILSDVRKIAVSSDGTSGNGDIAKTISELADKKLIDGFTLSEKFSTLVNKIGSDKQTMDNLSTSNKLVLDQLQNQKDSVSGVSVDEEMTNVLKFQRAYDASAKLIKIADDLFQTLLDMV
- the flgL gene encoding flagellar hook-associated protein FlgL; protein product: MRISDLMLTNNYTENINNVKSKINRLSEQISTGNKINRPSDSPTGISKLLELNKQFSQNNIYSESVSYGKDFMEETVGVLENINDEVTNVLSKLTEVNDPTKSTTLNAYANEIDSALNSILSLANTEYNGKYLFGGTDFSDKPFGYNAGNTGIIVKTSGTSGKQVINISYQHEEQINLPGSDVFGNVDPSIGNDVFNVLISIRNKLQSGNLPDQSDIDKLKNIQSNFLDQITKAGVIINNLDNTSEMLSNQNVKLQELISNVNDVDVAKAIMEMQNQDYVLQISYKMSAMILPKSLIDFL
- a CDS encoding motility protein A, which translates into the protein MMKKIGSLNGLLLGIISIFGAFFLEGGSLKALFLIAPIFIVFGGTFAAVIIGFGIDKFSNILKLIKIAYFPESYDLNKLVDDFFRLSIKARKEGLLAIEKELKNLKYKFPQKLTRYIIDGADRETVENLAMLEIKSMQDRHYSNIFIFSKMGGYAPTMGILGTVMALIMTLANAGSDPNILIKNIATAFIATLWGVLSANLLWLPIGDKLKRCHMEEKHMMEMSLEGALALQSGEIPSILKARLISMLPQKQQQEI
- a CDS encoding flagellar motor protein MotB — its product is MRYSLQENFLPDEEADKDRYLITYADLITLLLGLFIILYAISNIDLNKYSKMMFALGNTFGDGGKVIGIKPIKEPVISTKIDDLRKNLLRLIDNKEFKNSVSLEENERGFTIHIMENILFPPGNAELNATSKLVLKQLANIVRKLPNDIRIEGHTDDVPIHTKEYPSNWHLSVDRALNTAYYLIQNEGLDPEKVSIVGYSEYKPIADNSSPEGRAKNRRVDIVIIK
- the fliW gene encoding flagellar assembly protein FliW, producing the protein MKIVTYHFGEVEFEPEKILQFKDGLFGFEEYHKFLLIKVENSIYYWLNSIEDPEVAFPLINLEALDDQYPKEPSTEVFGMVTLNSNPLKVTVNMKAPVYINKNNNTGFQKILDLDKYSIHYKLFREVKETA
- the csrA gene encoding carbon storage regulator CsrA, producing MLILKRKIEEEVYIGRDIKIKILDISENQVKIGFYAPESIEIFRSEIFEKIKEINQQAKIHSKEKVLFENKFTLNKISQR
- a CDS encoding response regulator, which produces MSQIKTIKVLVVDDSDVILYSLKNFFKEYNFDVVTCRDGLEGIQRAIEYKPDLILLDLVMPNVDGIKMLKVIKLIDLLNKIPVIVISANTNKSNVMAVIEAGADRVISKPLKKEIIVKAINELLGKDMILEAKKEGHFTESETTEMVHQLRTFFIKSFNQKKKYILNGLQTRNDDLIRAVVHEIKGSGGSIRFPMLTNVSEEVEKLLSKNVLDWDLIESKCNQIFSLVEELKTTHY
- the motA gene encoding flagellar motor stator protein MotA, with the protein product MLVIIGIIVVILSIITGFTIAGGKLLLLLQWAEFMIIVGTAIGSMLIMSSPSMLKKIIAAIPNLFKNHSITKQDYLELLKSFNDLFLISQRDGLLSIEPHIESPEKSKVLSANKKFIENKFAVSFFCDTMKIMLSGAIPGHELESLIDKEIETFEIESKPVPATITKIADSLPGIGIVAAVLGIIVTMSSIDQGAVAVGHHVAAALVGTFLGVLLSYGFINPIATNIEHEIESKMRYLETIKVCVVAYAKGNPPIIAVEMARRTIFSEVRPTFSELENFIRGKNKANG
- a CDS encoding flagellar motor protein MotB — translated: MADKEEILIVNKNNKKKHGHAHGGAWKVAYADFVTAMMALFIVLWVLSQSEEVKKAVASYFKDPSKFSIINLENSSGIKNSAIDLNFIANKSVDKEAQKAQFEKLKKDIQKELAKNTEFESLLKQIEFQMVDEGLRIEMLESANNVFFEVGSAKLNPEAEKILLKIGNEIKSLPNKIIVEGHTDARQYNQNIRKDYDNYFLSTDRANAARIALEAGGVSDKQIDEIRGYADKRLRDKKDPYNVVNRRISIIIKYLER